A genomic window from Bubalus bubalis isolate 160015118507 breed Murrah chromosome X, NDDB_SH_1, whole genome shotgun sequence includes:
- the LOC112582279 gene encoding uncharacterized protein LOC112582279 codes for MDHTRGRRPALEGTSQPGVQEVRGEAAPGPVRVEGLGFAEEDARPGGGHGPGVQEVRGEAKPRRGVLRGLEVPAEADGPAAGGPAQLRAASKRARRDERPKKVASAVRQHDAWRHHTAPPVHAPRQCGAPWWAGRCAGRVGAPEGAQELDCGRGRGVTGTGLEAFYFLGFWWVWPRASETPWLLPTARRTARMRENPMDTGAWRATVRGVAESDTTE; via the exons ATGGACCACACACGGGGCCGGCGACCAGCCCTTGAGGGCACGAGCCA GCCCGGGGTTCAGGAGGTCAGGGGTGAGGCGGCGCCCGGCCCGGTGAGGGTCGAGGGCCTGGGGTTCGCGGAAGAGGACGCCCGGCCTGGTGGGGGTCACGGGCCCGGAGTTCAGGAGGTCAGGGGTGAGGCGAAGCCCCGCCGCGGGGTGCTGCGCGGACTCGAGGTCCCGGCTGAGGCGGACGGTCCGGCCGCGGGGGGACCCGCCCAACTCAGGGCAGCTTCAAAACGGGCGCGCCGGGACGAGCGCCCAAAGAAGGTCGCCTCAGCCGTGCGTCAGCACGACGCGTGGCGTCATCACACGGCGCCGCCCGTCCACGCCCCGAGGCAGTGCGGGGCGCCTTGGTGGGCCGGACGCTGCGCGGGACGTGTGGGCGCACCGGAGGGCGCTCAGGAGCTGGACTGTGGACGGGGGCGAGGGGTGACGGGCACCGGACTCGAGGCCTTTTACTTCTTAGGCTTTTGGTGGGTGTGGCCCCGCGCCAGCGAGACGCCCTGGCTTCTCCCAACCGCCCGCAGAACTGCGCGCATGCGCG agaatcccatggacacaggagcctggcgggctacagtccgtggagtcgcagagtcagacacgactgagtga